AACGACTAAGACACCAAAgtaggaaaccatacctgccatccatcaaccacgaacccagcacatgttctatcttccagatgtcgtcgatgcagatcacaatctgcatctgctcccgaaactacctcccaagctccgcgcagAGCTTTTGTACCCGAGATGGAGGTGGAGGCAATAACCATACACAATACATACACGGGATCAAAGGCGAGATGTGTAGAGGACGATTTATGTCCATCCACTCTCAAAAAAAACACGAAGCAGTTAGCAGATGTTATCCGTCTCCTCCGATCGATCTACCAACCAGATCACCGCGAGAGACGTCATCATGGAAGCAGACGGCAGCGAAATCTCGCGCCTGCCGGCGGAGCTCCTCGCGTCGATAGTCTCCCTCACCTCGCCACGCGACGCCGGATGCTGTGCCGCCGTCTCCCgggccttcctcgccgccgcggaCTCCGACGCCGTCTGGTCCTGCTTCCTGCCCCGCGACCTCCCACAGCTTGCTAAAAGCGTgctccgccgcgcgccgccgtccaAGAACAAGAAGGGCTTGTTCTGACGCCTCTCCAACCAACCGGCGCTCCTCCCACGCAAGCTCGTGGTACGTGCAGATCCAATATGTATCACCATCAACCCAATTAGTACGTAGACGAGGGCTAGCCGCTTCCTTCTTACCTTGATCAAAATTCAAAATTGATTGATGGATCGATCCATCTACCAGCTTTCTTTCTTTGGTGCAGAGCATGCGGCTGGACAGGGCTACCAGCGCCAAGTGCTACATGCTATCGGCAAGGGCGCTCAATATTTCGAGGGGCGGGACCCGAGCATGCTGGGAATGGATCGACCTCTGTTATGATGAGATCCAAGGAAACAAGAGGTTCAAAGTCATTTCAATGGGTATTTGGGGGGGAATTAATTTAGTTATCGTCTCTGATTTGACGGTGTTCCATGCATGTGTTAGCACTAACCATATATACCCTCGCATTAATTTGTGACAGCTTCCGTGAAGCAGCTCAACTTCGGGGAGTTTGGTCGTTGGAAATCCGTGGCAAAATACATAGCAGAATGCTCTGCCGGAACTCCATGTATGCTGCTTACATGCTGTTCAAGCTAGCCCATGGGTTCACCATGATGGATTTCCCGTTTCAAGAGGCATCCATCAGCTATGGAGGCACTACTTCAAAACGGCAAGTTTGCCTCCAAGCCTACATGGAGGATGGGGATGACGGCGTACCTCACAAACATATCTTGAAGTCAAGTTGGGAAAGCCGTCTGCCCCATAGCTATTcgccctgtttggttcggctgtggatttctaaaagcagctgtgaaaaatctgctgtggaaaaacagctgtggaaaatctgatgtgaaaaagatgtaggtcatttgacAAATCAGCTGATacagctttttcagattttggcccgcaacggaatcagattttggaaagcacgtcctgggctgcttccgcttttggttcagattttggcagcggatttctggaatcggattctgctgggtttgccctttggttcagattctgctgcgcggcagCAGAATCCGTCGGTCATTGTCTCACAGATGACATCATGGTCCCTCGAAAAAGGGCCGACGAGTGGATGGAGGTCGAGCTCGGCGAGTTCTACAATGGGGAAGCCTACCGACGGTGAGGTGTCTGTGAGCCTAATGGAGACTGAAGGAGGAGTTTTCAAAATTGGTCTTGTCGTGTGGGGTATCGAGATTAGAACTAAACAATGATGTTTTTGAACATTGTTGGATTCAAAGCCGTCGTCGTACATTTCTTTACTTTATACGGAAACAACATGCATGGAAGAACAATCACTACAGTTATAGTACATAATTTGTCATGAATGGAGCAGCATTTACCAAAGTTACAGAAAAATCctggttctggtgctgcacacaaTACCTGGTTCAGGTGCCTTCTCAACGAGAAATATTGTGCATGTGTGCTCGAAAAACTAGAGCTAGTTGCCATGCCAAAAAAAACTATAGTTTACTATGAAATCTATTGCTCACGACACATACTGAAAAGTGCTATTCGATGTTTCTTAAAAAAATCAGGTCAATCCTACCGATTGATGGCATTCGAGGGGTAGGCGCACTTTGCCGCTTAGTGCTGGTAGCTTAGCACTAAGCCGGCGCTGGCTAACTACCACGCTTCCTAAGCAAACCAAGAGCAACATTCTGAAGGTATGAAAACCCAGCTCCTGTAGCACAAATAATCGAACTTCAGAAATTCATTTTTGCAAACTAAATAAATCAGGTGGCAAAAATATCTGAAACATGACACAAGCGGTCAATCTGAAAGGCCATGTCGTAATAATGTTCAACAAAGATAGAGATGATATACTCAGATCATTTGTATAGATTATTCATACGCTCTTTTTCTTTAAAATTTGCAAACATGTcataggccgtcaaaatcggatgtggatttttgtgctgaacattttgatgtattatacgttttttctgacatcgtatgcgaaagttatagccgttttacattttccctacactttttgcaaaacatgtccaaatttaagtttttaaattttcctaagtagtagatgtagtaacataactacatctcgaaggattttaatttttgaagtttttatcattttcttttgctttttacaaaactggaaAGGCAAtccgggggggcggggggggggggggtagaattTGAAAattggacctttagtcccggtttgagacacgaaccgggactaaagggcattgcaccctttactcccggttcgtgtctcaaaccgggactaaagattagacctttagtcccggtttgagatacgaaccgggactaaatggcattgcaccctttagtctcggttcgtgtctcaaaccgggactaaagggctcatttgaaccgggactaatgcctttaccgcacgaaccaggaccaatgctcacattagtcccggtttatgactaaaccgggactaatggacttatctggcccgaacgaaagccctgttttctactagtgggtgttCCTGACTTCTATTGTTGATGACCTGAATTACAAATAAGTGTTCCCAAGGGCCAACAAAATAATGTATTCAGGAAAGGTAATTTCATCCATGTCTCTGTCATGTGTTTCATCATATATACCAGGAAACATCCCATTCAGGTTTTAGTCACTTCGCAATGTATAATTAAAATATCACTTATGCCACTGTTGATGATCCATGAAGGTAACTACACACATCATGTTACAACAAGCCAATCCAATAATGCGAAATATTGCAACAAAACTCTTACTTCATCATAGCGAAAAATCACTTA
Above is a window of Triticum aestivum cultivar Chinese Spring chromosome 6B, IWGSC CS RefSeq v2.1, whole genome shotgun sequence DNA encoding:
- the LOC123135001 gene encoding F-box protein PP2-B1-like, whose amino-acid sequence is MRLDRATSAKCYMLSARALNISRGGTRACWEWIDLCYDEIQGNKSFREAAQLRGVWSLEIRGKIHSRMLCRNSMYAAYMLFKLAHGFTMMDFPFQEASISYGGTTSKRQVCLQAYMEDGDDGVPHKHILKSSWESRLPHSYSPCLVRLWISKSSCEKSAVEKQLWKI